One region of Synechococcus elongatus PCC 11801 genomic DNA includes:
- a CDS encoding sensor domain-containing diguanylate cyclase, with protein MLQCIPTRFEEQRLAALYRYSILDTPPEQYFDELTQLIAAICDVPIALISLVDSDRQWFKSKVGIEAESGPRSTSFCGHAIHQDSLFIVEDAQADPRFADNPFVTEEPYVRFYAGSPLVTDDQQILGTLCVIDRRPRHLTDLQQLALRTLSHQVIRELELRRALYLADHRWTLARFKRRLGNLVRSSLDLDQICQLAAQELGETLEIDHCSISLCTEAVALCSMSHYVRPEHIHHPIQWHLPDTLAEKALQQDQAIAFDQYPAEKAPAVQSPQSLLLVRTSVQDRANGLIALAHYSSRHAWTSDEIDLLESVAVQLGLAIEQAQLYRSVQAANLELHQLAYTDPLTQIPNRRAFDETFAELWQTALLHQQWLSLIVADIDLFKTVNDRFGYEQGDRCLKHVAQTLKTGIRQQQDFIARFGGEEFVVLLPNTDTDGAIAVVTKLQERLAQSDTTQLPVLPTLSFGIGSVIPQPQHTPEQLFRVANQAVRHVKDHGRNSFAARLLATPE; from the coding sequence ATGCTGCAGTGCATTCCCACCCGTTTTGAAGAGCAGCGGCTGGCCGCGCTCTATCGCTACAGCATTCTGGATACACCGCCCGAGCAGTATTTTGATGAGCTGACCCAGCTGATTGCCGCCATTTGTGACGTACCGATCGCGTTGATCAGTTTGGTGGACAGCGATCGCCAGTGGTTTAAGTCAAAAGTGGGCATTGAGGCCGAGTCAGGGCCGCGATCGACCTCATTTTGTGGCCATGCCATCCATCAAGACAGCCTCTTCATCGTGGAGGATGCCCAAGCCGATCCGCGCTTTGCCGATAACCCCTTTGTCACTGAGGAACCCTATGTGCGCTTCTATGCGGGTTCTCCTCTGGTCACCGATGACCAGCAGATCCTTGGGACGCTCTGCGTGATCGATCGCCGACCCCGTCATCTGACGGATCTCCAACAACTGGCGCTACGAACCTTGAGCCATCAAGTGATTCGGGAGCTGGAGCTGCGTCGTGCCCTGTATCTTGCAGACCATCGCTGGACTTTGGCTCGCTTCAAACGACGACTGGGTAATTTGGTGCGCAGTAGTCTCGATCTCGATCAGATTTGCCAATTAGCCGCTCAAGAACTGGGAGAGACTTTGGAAATCGATCACTGCTCCATCAGTCTTTGCACAGAGGCAGTTGCCCTTTGCTCGATGTCGCATTACGTCCGGCCTGAGCACATTCATCACCCTATTCAGTGGCACTTGCCAGACACTCTCGCTGAGAAAGCGCTGCAGCAGGATCAGGCGATCGCGTTTGATCAGTACCCAGCAGAGAAGGCTCCCGCAGTACAGTCGCCCCAATCACTGCTGTTGGTGCGAACCTCGGTCCAAGATCGTGCCAATGGCTTAATTGCCTTAGCGCACTACAGCAGTCGTCATGCTTGGACCAGCGATGAGATCGATTTGCTGGAATCAGTGGCAGTGCAGTTGGGGTTAGCCATTGAGCAGGCTCAGCTCTATCGATCGGTGCAAGCGGCCAACCTTGAGCTGCATCAGTTGGCCTATACCGATCCGCTGACCCAAATTCCTAACCGTCGCGCTTTTGATGAAACCTTTGCGGAGCTGTGGCAAACCGCCCTGTTGCACCAGCAATGGCTGTCGTTGATTGTGGCGGATATCGATCTCTTCAAAACCGTCAACGATCGCTTTGGCTATGAGCAGGGCGATCGCTGTCTCAAGCATGTAGCTCAGACGCTCAAGACTGGCATCCGTCAGCAGCAGGACTTTATTGCTCGGTTTGGCGGTGAAGAGTTTGTGGTGCTCTTGCCCAATACGGATACCGACGGCGCGATCGCTGTGGTGACGAAGCTGCAAGAGCGTTTGGCTCAAAGTGACACTACTCAATTACCCGTCTTGCCAACCCTCAGCTTCGGCATTGGCTCCGTCATTCCACAGCCCCAACACACGCCTGAGCAATTGTTCCGGGTAGCGAATCAAGCCGTGCGTCATGTCAAAGACCATGGACGCAATAGCTTTGCGGCTCGGCTGCTCGCCACTCCAGAGTAA
- the psb28 gene encoding photosystem II reaction center protein Psb28, translating to MPAAIQFTRGIDEPVVPDVRLTRSRDGQSGTATFYFDEPQALVGEVRQDITGMYLLDDEGELATREVKAKFINGQPAGLEAVYLMRSPDEWDRFMRFMQRYAEANGLGFTQA from the coding sequence ATGCCCGCTGCGATCCAATTCACGCGAGGAATTGACGAGCCCGTCGTTCCTGATGTCCGTCTGACGCGATCGCGCGATGGTCAAAGCGGCACCGCTACCTTTTACTTTGATGAACCGCAGGCCCTCGTTGGTGAGGTTCGCCAAGACATCACAGGGATGTATTTGCTGGATGATGAAGGCGAACTGGCAACGCGGGAAGTCAAAGCCAAGTTTATCAATGGTCAGCCGGCAGGTCTTGAAGCGGTCTATCTAATGCGCAGCCCTGACGAGTGGGATCGCTTCATGCGCTTTATGCAGCGCTACGCAGAAGCCAACGGTTTGGGCTTCACCCAAGCATAG
- a CDS encoding sulfate/molybdate ABC transporter ATP-binding protein, producing the protein MGIQVSQVNKQFGNFQAVKDVDLTVETGSLVALLGPSGSGKSTLLRLIAGLEQPDSGRIFLTGRDATDQSVRDRQIGFVFQHYALFKHLTVRKNIAFGLELRKQSKEKVRARVEELLELVQLTGLGDRYPSQLSGGQRQRVALARALAVQPQVLLLDEPFGALDAKVRKDLRSWLRKLHDEVHVTTVFVTHDQEEAMEVADSIVVMNHGKVEQVGSPAEIYDNPATPFVMSFIGPVNVLPNSSHIFQAGGLDTPHPEVFLRPHDIEIAIDPIPETVPARIDRIVHLGWEVQAEVRLQDGQVLVAHLPRDRYRDLQLEPDQQVFVRPKQARSFPLNYSI; encoded by the coding sequence GTGGGTATCCAAGTCAGTCAGGTCAATAAGCAGTTTGGGAACTTTCAAGCCGTCAAGGATGTGGATTTGACGGTGGAAACCGGCAGCCTGGTTGCCTTGCTGGGACCATCGGGGTCAGGAAAGTCCACCTTGCTGCGGTTGATTGCCGGCTTAGAGCAGCCCGATAGTGGTCGCATTTTCCTAACGGGGCGTGATGCCACCGATCAATCGGTGCGCGATCGCCAGATTGGCTTTGTTTTCCAGCACTACGCGCTGTTTAAGCATTTGACCGTTCGCAAAAATATTGCCTTTGGCCTAGAACTCCGCAAACAGTCCAAGGAGAAAGTCCGCGCCCGAGTCGAGGAATTGTTGGAACTGGTGCAGCTGACTGGGTTGGGCGATCGCTATCCCTCGCAGTTGTCGGGGGGGCAGCGGCAACGGGTGGCCTTGGCGCGAGCCTTGGCGGTTCAGCCCCAAGTGTTGCTCTTGGATGAGCCGTTTGGTGCCTTGGATGCCAAGGTTCGTAAGGATCTGCGGAGCTGGCTGCGCAAGCTGCATGACGAAGTGCATGTAACGACGGTGTTTGTCACCCACGACCAAGAAGAAGCGATGGAAGTGGCCGATAGCATTGTGGTGATGAACCACGGCAAGGTCGAGCAGGTCGGATCGCCAGCCGAGATCTACGACAACCCCGCCACCCCGTTTGTGATGAGCTTTATTGGGCCGGTCAACGTCTTGCCCAACAGTTCCCATATCTTCCAAGCCGGTGGCCTAGATACACCGCATCCCGAAGTCTTCCTGCGACCCCACGATATTGAGATCGCGATCGACCCGATTCCCGAGACAGTGCCTGCACGGATTGATCGCATTGTCCACTTGGGCTGGGAGGTCCAAGCCGAAGTTCGTCTGCAGGATGGACAGGTGCTGGTGGCCCACCTTCCCCGCGATCGCTATCGGGATCTGCAACTAGAGCCGGATCAACAGGTCTTTGTGCGGCCTAAACAGGCGCGATCTTTCCCGCTCAATTACTCGATTTAG